One Bacteroidales bacterium DNA window includes the following coding sequences:
- a CDS encoding diguanylate cyclase, which produces MLSQLTIPKKGGTPDHSRLYAIGLEHVQQLSNQIWTDYNVHDPGITILELLSYALTDLEYRASFPMKDLLASPTDNLDNMARQFFTARQIFPNMALNVNDYRKILIDQEGVKNAWLHKRSLSYFADTIRGELLHTHPGLEGIEEVEISGLYDITIDYEEFINTPELKEATKQRVLTLLHANRNLCEDFVGYHEIETQLFNLCAEIELEPDANVSEVKAAIYFRVSNYLSPPVHFYSLSDMVGKTRMDGSKYTPDQVFEGPVLTHGFIDTDELDASQLRTSLRLSDIISEIMDIKGVIAVRDIILLPFNPESGTSASETGNKWVIPVEEGKKPVLNIDFLDDSYTYLKFFKRNIPVFADLEQVVAALSNLKPKNKILLPSESNDFPIPMGKYRNPGSYLSFQNHFPAIYGLGEEGLDAKATEKRQALAFQLKGYLLFYDQLLANYFAQIGHIRELFTTDPEMHHTYFTQVVDSFNDFQKIYKPALIDLSPTLETISSDQAIDTGRRNRFLDHLISRFAERFNDYASIVHQALGSSQESIAAVKCDFLAGYRQVSSERSMAYNYTLTEETALWNSNNISGLEFRISKLIGLRNTLRRNLSDFTFTIYSEIDPTPGDEFRFRIRHKDTGKIILSSSTNYTTEALARAEMRRALKQGMLPSGYERKRTIDERFYFNIIDGSGEVIARRIEYFTTEEKMNAAIDSLIFYLQDQFSDEGMYLVENILLRPDPEHPDDPFLPICTSEQQTSCSDMDPYSYRIHFILPAENGRFRNMQFRQFVESVIREETPAHILPKVCWISKEDMSMLETTYKDWIYLISGKDITNRKQKLEAFIKALYEVKNTYPSQLLRDCRTNEDKFILGLTSLGSLENENI; this is translated from the coding sequence ATGCTATCGCAACTCACCATACCAAAAAAAGGGGGAACCCCGGATCACAGCCGGTTATATGCGATCGGGCTTGAACATGTGCAACAACTGTCCAATCAGATCTGGACGGACTATAATGTACATGATCCCGGGATCACGATCCTTGAATTGTTGTCATATGCATTGACCGACCTGGAGTACAGGGCTTCATTCCCAATGAAAGACCTGCTTGCTTCTCCCACCGATAATCTTGACAATATGGCCCGGCAATTTTTTACTGCCAGGCAGATTTTCCCTAATATGGCCCTGAATGTCAATGACTACCGCAAGATACTCATCGACCAGGAAGGTGTTAAGAATGCATGGCTTCATAAAAGATCATTATCCTATTTTGCTGATACCATCAGGGGGGAATTACTCCATACTCATCCCGGACTTGAAGGGATAGAAGAAGTTGAAATTTCCGGTCTTTATGATATTACTATTGATTATGAAGAATTTATCAATACGCCTGAACTAAAAGAGGCAACAAAGCAACGGGTGCTTACTTTACTTCATGCGAACCGAAACCTCTGTGAAGACTTTGTGGGTTATCATGAAATTGAGACTCAACTATTCAATCTGTGTGCTGAAATAGAGCTGGAACCGGATGCCAATGTCTCTGAAGTCAAAGCAGCTATCTATTTCCGGGTCAGCAATTACCTGAGTCCACCGGTTCATTTTTATTCACTGAGCGACATGGTTGGGAAGACCAGGATGGATGGCAGTAAATACACTCCCGACCAGGTATTCGAAGGCCCTGTACTAACCCATGGCTTCATTGACACTGACGAGCTGGATGCCAGTCAGTTAAGGACCAGTCTGCGACTATCTGACATCATCAGCGAAATCATGGACATCAAAGGTGTGATAGCGGTAAGGGATATAATTCTACTTCCTTTCAACCCTGAATCCGGCACATCTGCATCTGAAACCGGCAATAAATGGGTCATCCCTGTTGAAGAAGGGAAAAAACCAGTTCTTAATATTGATTTCCTTGATGATAGTTATACATACCTTAAATTCTTCAAAAGGAACATCCCTGTTTTTGCTGACCTTGAACAAGTAGTAGCCGCCCTCAGTAACCTGAAGCCAAAGAACAAGATTCTGCTTCCCTCTGAAAGTAATGATTTCCCCATCCCAATGGGTAAATACCGGAATCCCGGCAGCTATCTTTCATTCCAAAACCATTTTCCTGCTATTTATGGACTGGGTGAAGAAGGATTGGATGCAAAAGCAACAGAGAAAAGGCAAGCACTGGCATTTCAGTTGAAAGGGTACCTTTTGTTTTACGATCAGTTGCTGGCCAATTATTTTGCGCAGATAGGACATATCCGTGAACTGTTCACGACTGATCCTGAAATGCATCATACCTATTTCACGCAAGTGGTAGATTCATTTAATGACTTCCAGAAAATATACAAGCCTGCATTGATTGACCTTTCACCTACCCTTGAAACCATTTCATCCGATCAGGCGATTGATACAGGCAGAAGAAACCGTTTTCTCGACCACCTGATTTCCAGGTTTGCTGAAAGATTCAATGATTATGCCAGCATTGTTCACCAGGCTTTGGGAAGCAGCCAGGAAAGTATTGCAGCCGTTAAATGTGATTTCCTTGCGGGATACCGGCAAGTAAGCAGTGAGCGCTCAATGGCTTACAATTATACACTTACTGAAGAAACTGCTTTATGGAATAGCAATAATATTTCGGGCCTGGAATTCAGGATTTCAAAATTGATTGGGCTCAGAAATACCCTGAGAAGGAATCTGAGTGATTTCACTTTCACCATTTATTCAGAGATCGACCCCACTCCGGGAGATGAATTCAGGTTCAGGATCAGGCATAAAGATACAGGCAAGATCATCCTGAGTTCCAGTACCAATTATACCACCGAAGCCCTGGCCAGGGCTGAAATGCGCAGAGCCCTAAAGCAGGGAATGCTTCCATCGGGCTACGAAAGAAAGAGGACCATTGATGAACGTTTCTATTTCAATATAATTGATGGTTCAGGTGAAGTGATTGCACGGCGGATTGAATACTTCACTACTGAAGAGAAGATGAATGCCGCTATTGATAGCCTGATCTTCTATTTACAGGATCAATTCAGTGATGAAGGCATGTACCTGGTTGAAAATATACTGTTGCGGCCAGATCCTGAACACCCTGATGATCCATTCCTTCCCATTTGCACTTCCGAGCAGCAGACTTCCTGTTCGGATATGGACCCTTATTCCTACAGGATCCATTTCATACTCCCTGCTGAAAACGGGAGGTTCAGGAATATGCAGTTCCGGCAGTTTGTAGAATCTGTCATCAGGGAAGAAACCCCTGCTCACATACTTCCCAAGGTTTGCTGGATCAGTAAGGAAGATATGTCAATGCTTGAAACCACTTACAAGGATTGGATTTATCTAATCTCAGGCAAGGATATAACCAACAGGAAACAGAAACTTGAAGCATTCATCAAGGCATTGTATGAAGTGAAAAACACGTATCCATCGCAGTTGCTTCGTGATTGCAGGACCAATGAAGACAAGTTTATCCTTGGGCTTACTTCCCTTGGATCGCTCGAAAACGAAAACATTTAA
- a CDS encoding ATP-binding protein, whose amino-acid sequence MADKLTSNASDLEMEMAWFTEVLETRLNLYFGKKEKNEILQFPAPPDLSGSESYYARFVSSRNLTIPERLTLILSLIPHIRPQLLDVLWTQNTTTSRGFTEFGGWKGIHHSGFIPTGETAAFIIGGDALETRFEVTRIFEGTHPFSKQNILSLSTVAPGEPVLSGALTVSGEYLNWFLMGIERKPNYNMEFPAKLIETRLDWDQLVLPAYTLEQLEEIKHWILHGKTLLQEWEMDQKLKPGYTSLFYGQPGTGKTFSACLLGKHCNCDVYRIDLSMIVSKYIGETEKNLSRIFDMAEHKNWILFFDEADALFGKRTKVEDAHDRYANQEVSYLLQRIEDFNGVVILASNLKTNIDQAFLRRFQSVIHFPMPKPAERLKIWKHAFSPKSVLDKKVDLEHLSEQYDISGGTIMNVVRFASLKALSRNTNTLLNDDLEEGIRREFLKEGKSI is encoded by the coding sequence ATGGCGGACAAATTAACATCTAACGCATCGGACCTGGAAATGGAAATGGCCTGGTTTACAGAAGTACTGGAAACCCGGCTAAATTTATATTTTGGAAAGAAAGAGAAGAATGAGATTTTGCAATTCCCAGCTCCTCCTGATCTTTCCGGAAGTGAATCGTATTATGCCCGCTTCGTGAGTTCACGCAACCTCACAATTCCTGAAAGATTAACACTGATTTTATCCCTTATTCCCCACATCAGGCCACAACTTCTGGATGTACTCTGGACCCAGAATACCACAACTTCACGGGGATTCACCGAATTCGGGGGATGGAAAGGAATCCATCATAGTGGGTTTATTCCAACAGGGGAAACAGCGGCCTTTATTATTGGAGGCGATGCTTTGGAAACACGCTTTGAAGTGACACGAATTTTTGAGGGGACACACCCATTTTCAAAACAGAATATCCTCTCACTTTCAACCGTTGCTCCAGGTGAGCCTGTATTAAGCGGGGCACTTACTGTCTCAGGGGAATACCTCAACTGGTTCCTGATGGGTATTGAGCGCAAGCCGAACTACAATATGGAGTTTCCTGCAAAGCTTATTGAAACCAGGCTTGATTGGGATCAACTGGTATTGCCGGCCTACACCCTGGAACAACTTGAAGAGATCAAACACTGGATTCTCCATGGAAAAACCCTGCTTCAGGAATGGGAAATGGACCAAAAGTTGAAACCGGGGTATACCAGTCTCTTCTATGGTCAGCCCGGCACAGGGAAAACCTTCTCAGCCTGCCTGCTGGGGAAACATTGCAACTGTGATGTTTACCGGATCGATTTGAGTATGATTGTTTCAAAGTACATCGGTGAAACCGAAAAAAACCTTTCCAGGATCTTTGATATGGCTGAGCATAAGAACTGGATTCTATTCTTTGATGAAGCGGATGCTCTTTTTGGGAAACGCACTAAAGTAGAGGACGCACATGATCGCTACGCCAACCAGGAAGTGAGTTACTTATTACAAAGGATCGAAGATTTTAATGGCGTGGTAATTCTGGCCTCCAACCTGAAAACCAATATCGACCAGGCTTTTCTAAGAAGATTTCAATCAGTGATTCATTTCCCTATGCCAAAACCTGCAGAGCGACTGAAGATCTGGAAACACGCTTTCTCTCCGAAATCAGTACTTGACAAGAAAGTGGATCTGGAACATCTTTCGGAACAATATGATATTTCAGGGGGCACTATTATGAATGTTGTGCGTTTTGCCTCATTAAAGGCACTTAGCAGAAACACGAATACCCTACTGAATGATGACCTCGAGGAGGGCATTCGAAGGGAATTCCTGAAAGAAGGAAAAAGTATTTGA